Below is a genomic region from Corallococcus caeni.
CGCAGGTGGCGCTGGGGGCGGCGCTGATCACCGGCGGCCTGAAGATGACGAAGACGACGGAGAAGAGCGTGCGCGGCGCCTCGGAGGAGACGTCGCAGCTCATCTTCGTCTTCGACCGCGACGGCCGGGGCGCCGTGCTGCCAGAGGTGGGCTTCGACTTCTCGTGCCTGGGCCCCGCCATGCAACCGTCGCGCACCGCGAACATGGTGGCCCTGGCGCGCCTGATGCGCGAGCGCGCGCCGGGCGCCTTCTACGACGAGCGACTGCTGCGGCTGGGACGCCGGCCCCTGCCTTTCGTGCTGGGCGGAGCGGTGCAGGTGGTCAGCGGCGCCACGTCCCACTCCCGCATCAACACCGCGCAGGGCCTGGACGTGCTCGCGGAGGCCATGCGCCTGGGCGTGGCTCGGGGCTATCTGCCCTGACCTTGCACGTGCGGCGAGGCTGGCCCCGGCTGGCCCTGCCCGCTCAGGGGAGCGGGGGGGAGGACTCCGGGGGAGGCCGGGAGATCCACGCGGCGATGAACACGTCCAGCTCCCCGCGCATCACGTCCTTCACGCGAGGCGTCCCGGCGCCCGTGCGCGGATCCTCCACGCGCGCTCCTCGGCCCAGGAAGTAGCGGCGGGCCTCGTCGGTGCTGGCGCCCTGGCCGGCGACGACGCGCGCGGCGATGCCCTTGAGCTCGTCCAGTTCCCCGGCGCCAATGAGCGTGAGCACGCGGCCGGTGGCCTCGTCCTTCGCGGTGACTTCGTTGCGCACGCGCTGGAGGTACTCGCCCTCGCGGCTCTTCACCGGACGGCCCTCCAGCACCAGCAGCTCCCGCTCCACCTCCTCCAGCGGCCCGCCCCGGTGCACGCGCACGTACGCGCGCTGGCGCTTCTCGTCCTCCAGGCGGCGGTGCAGCCCCGCCTCGCCCGCGAGGAAGCCGTACGCGCCCGGCCCGGCGATGCGCACCACCACGCGCGCGGGTGCGTCCGCCTCCGCGACGGCGGTGGCCTCGTAGCCCCGGCGCTGCGCCCAGCCCAGGTACATGGTGGCCAGCTCCTGCACCCACACGTTCTGCAGTTCCGACGTGTCGCTGGCGCAGATGTCCACCAGCGCCTCGTTGTCCAGCGTCGTGGCCCCGGCGGCCCGCAGCGCCTCCGCCATCTGGACCTCGCGCGCGACCTCCTCCACCTGCTTCGCGGCGGAGCCGAGCTGCATCTCGTTCTTCGCCTCGCGCACCAGCCGCCGACCGAAGAGGCACGCGGCCTCCAGGCGGTCCAGCTCTCCCAGCTGCGCCTCCACCGTGCGGAAGGCGCGGATGACGTCCGCCGCGTGCAGCGGGTCGTCCCAGAGGTTGGGCGCCTGCGTCTCCGCGAGCAGCGCGGCGCGGCGCACCTCCAGCTCCGGCCGTCCCGTGGACGCGGCGAGCGCGCGGGCGCGGCCCACCAGCCGGTCCATCTCAATCAACAGCGACTTGCGGTCCAGCCGCCGCTTCACCGCCGCGGCCTTCGGCGTGGGCAGGAGCAGCTGCGCCGTCACCTCGCGGGGAGGCGGCACGGGCTCCGCGACCGCGACCACGCGGCCGCCAGGACGGGCCTCCACGCGCACGGGCGTGCCCGGCGGCAGCGGCCTGCGGGCGATCTCCACCGCGAGCGCCGCGGTGAGCGTCTTCTCGATTTCACGCTGCAGGTAGCGCGCGCCGAACTGCGGCGAGTAGCCGCGCTCCACCAGCCGGTCCACCACCTCCGGCGTGACCTCCACGTCCAGGGCGCGGGCGCGGATGCCCTCGCGCTCCAGCACGCGGCCCACCTCGCGCTGGGCGATCTTTCGGATGTCCACGCGCGACAGCGGACGGAAGTGGCAGATGGCGTCGAAGCGGTTGAGGAACTCCGGGCGGAAGGCCTCCGCGATGCGGCGGTCCACCTCCGACACCTGCTCCTCGGCGCGCTTGTGCGCGGCGAAGCCCAGGCCCGCCTCGCGGTACACCTCCGAGCCCACGTTGGACGTGGCCACGATGAGCGTGTTGTTGCACGACACCGCTTCACCCGCGCCGTTGACGAAGGTGCCCTCGTCGAAGAGCTGGAGGAAGCGGTCGTGCACGCTGCGCGCGGCCTTCTCGAACTCGTCCAGCAGCAGCACGGTGAACACCTTGCCGTCGAGCAGCGCGGACAGCTCACCGCGCCGCGTCTCCAGCGCGGGCGCCCACGACGCGCCGAAGGGGACGCTCTCGTCGCCGTCGTTGGGGTAGTCCGCCATGTTGAGGCGCACCAGCCTGTCGGCGGAGCCGAAGAGGTACTCCGCCAGCAGCTTCGCCAGCTGCGTCTTGCCCACGCCCGTGGGCCCGGCGAAGAGGAACACGCCCAGCGGGCGGCGCGGGTCGTTGAGCCCCGCCTTGAGCAGCGCCACCGAGCGCAGCACCGCGGCCACCGCGTCCGTCTGGCCGAGCAGCCGCTCCCCGAAGAAGCGCTCCGTCTCCTCCAGGTCCAGCGGCATCGCGTCGTCCACGACGAAGCGGGGCAGGCGCGTGGCGGCGCAGAAGCGGGTGAGCACGTCCTCCGGCCCCACGTGGTCGCGCGCCACGCCCGCGGCCTCCGCCGCCGTCTCCTTGAGCAGTTCAATCGCCTTGCGCGGCATGTGCTGCGCCAGGAGGAACTTCGCGGACAGGCGCAGCGCCAGGTCGCACGCGGCCGGGTCGATGGGCAGCCGCAGCTCGCGCTCCAGCTCCTCCGCCACGCGGCCGACGATCCAGCGCGCCTTGTCCAGCGGCGGCTCGTTGAGGGGCAGCAGGTGGAGCCGCTCGGCCAGGGCCTCGTCGGCGCGCAGCAGCTCCTGCACGCGCTTGGGTTCGGTCTCGAAGATGAAGCGCAGGCCGCCGGTGCGCAGCGCGCGCACGGCCACCGGGGCCAGGGGGCCGCCCAGGGCCACCGGCAGGTCGCGGATGTAGACGATGGGGCAGGGGTGGCGCCCCAGGTGGATGAGCAGCTCCTCGAAGGACTCCGCGGCCTGGCGCTGGGTGCTGCGCGCCAGGATGTTCGCGACGGACACCTCCACGAGCCGCGCCTGGGCCAGCTCTCCGTCCACGCGCCCTTCGGCGATGCGGCGGGCCACCTCCTGCACGAGCGCGCTCTTGCCCACGCCGGGCTCGCCCGCCAGCAGCGGGTGCTTGCCTCCACGCGCCAGCAGCCCCAGCACCTCCGTCACGGCGGTGTCCACGCCGTGGGCGGCCGGCAGCTTGCCCTCGCGCGCCATCGCGGTGAGGTCGCGGTCGATGAGCCGCTCCTGGTCTTC
It encodes:
- a CDS encoding AAA family ATPase, whose translation is MATRKSEDQERLIDRDLTAMAREGKLPAAHGVDTAVTEVLGLLARGGKHPLLAGEPGVGKSALVQEVARRIAEGRVDGELAQARLVEVSVANILARSTQRQAAESFEELLIHLGRHPCPIVYIRDLPVALGGPLAPVAVRALRTGGLRFIFETEPKRVQELLRADEALAERLHLLPLNEPPLDKARWIVGRVAEELERELRLPIDPAACDLALRLSAKFLLAQHMPRKAIELLKETAAEAAGVARDHVGPEDVLTRFCAATRLPRFVVDDAMPLDLEETERFFGERLLGQTDAVAAVLRSVALLKAGLNDPRRPLGVFLFAGPTGVGKTQLAKLLAEYLFGSADRLVRLNMADYPNDGDESVPFGASWAPALETRRGELSALLDGKVFTVLLLDEFEKAARSVHDRFLQLFDEGTFVNGAGEAVSCNNTLIVATSNVGSEVYREAGLGFAAHKRAEEQVSEVDRRIAEAFRPEFLNRFDAICHFRPLSRVDIRKIAQREVGRVLEREGIRARALDVEVTPEVVDRLVERGYSPQFGARYLQREIEKTLTAALAVEIARRPLPPGTPVRVEARPGGRVVAVAEPVPPPREVTAQLLLPTPKAAAVKRRLDRKSLLIEMDRLVGRARALAASTGRPELEVRRAALLAETQAPNLWDDPLHAADVIRAFRTVEAQLGELDRLEAACLFGRRLVREAKNEMQLGSAAKQVEEVAREVQMAEALRAAGATTLDNEALVDICASDTSELQNVWVQELATMYLGWAQRRGYEATAVAEADAPARVVVRIAGPGAYGFLAGEAGLHRRLEDEKRQRAYVRVHRGGPLEEVERELLVLEGRPVKSREGEYLQRVRNEVTAKDEATGRVLTLIGAGELDELKGIAARVVAGQGASTDEARRYFLGRGARVEDPRTGAGTPRVKDVMRGELDVFIAAWISRPPPESSPPLP